GACATGCGTCAGGAGGTCTTCCGCCCGCTCCCCATCCACCTCGGCGCGCTGGACGAGACCCTGAAGTGGGGCGGCGAAGCCGTCGAGGCGGCCGATGCCCGCATCGACGTCGAGCTGACGGTTCAGGACGGCACGCTGCACCTCTGGCTCGGCCTCGACAGGGTGGACGTCCGGGCGGCTTGCGACGATTTCGCCCGCCTGCTGCACACCCTTCCGTACACCGACTGCCAGGTCGGTGACGACCATGTACTGCTGCGCCTGCACGGCGATCTCGAGACCGATCCCCTTTTCCCTTGGCCGCCGTAGGCATGGATGCCTACGCCTCCGGGCCGAAGGATCGGCGACGGCTCATTGAGCAAGTCACCGATGGGCCTGCGGAAGCACAGGCCAAGCAGCCGTATTCGTGAGCCCGTAACGCGAGCCGGGCCACGTTCTTCGCTCCGCTTCAGGCTGGCAAGGGCGTGACAGGAATGGCGCTGCAGAGCCCCCGCTGGCTCTTTCAGGAAACGGCTGCCCCTGGCTCACCGAAGGCCCGGCCGACGCCGGGACGGCGAAAAACTTGGTATGCGGGCCCCTGCTGACGTCCTTCGACGTCGCTGTGCCGTTCCTCACCGATTAATCCGTAGATCACTTCACAACATTCCGGGAGAACCCGTGAGCAAGAACATCAACAACCCCGTGGGCATGGGCGGCGGCCAGCGCAAGAAGCTGTCCCGCGCCGAACGGCAGAACAACGGTCCGCACCGCAACCTCGACCGCCAGGGTGCCGCCGACCAGAAGGCGGAGCTGGTGCGCAAGATGTGCGAAATGGCCGGCACAGCCGAGGGTGCCGGGCAGACCGGCGACAACACCGCACAGAGCTGACGCACCGCCACCGCAGGGCGGCACCGCACGGGGCAGGGTCCGGACCGCGACACGTGGCCCGGGCCCTGCTGCCGTACCGAGCGCGACCTGCCCCGCTCAGGTCCCGGCCGAGCATCCGCGTCTCAGCTGGCCAACCGGGGCAGCCGCAGATTCAGCAGCCTCGTCACCGCCACCACCCCGAGCTGCACCAGCAGCGTCACCACCAGCGCGTTCCCCGTGGCACAGCCCGGGCGACACCGCCTCGCTGAGTTGGCCAGCGTCGACGCGCGCCAGGGGGCTCTTCGAGTCTGAGTCGGGTGCAGTAAGCCGTGGAGAGAGGTTCGAGTGCCTCCGGCGGCAGGCCCGTGGGCGGATGGTCGAATCGGGTTCAGTGTATGAATTTCACCATGTCGCTGACCTGCGAAATCGCATCCCAAAGTTCGAGTAGCCGATACGCCGAGTTGGTGCAGCCCGGTGCCGCTCATTCGCTTTCGTCGTTGGTGACGATCTCGAAAATCGTCTTGGCACAGGCATCGCCACGCCTGATCGTCAGCGGAGCGCTGGATGCGGTCGGGCCTGACTGTCAGTGGTGCCGCATACCCTGAATGAGCACCTCGGCCGGCTACTTGCCGACGGGTCGTGTCCAGCAAGGAGGATGAGGCGATGGCTGATCGCAAGACGGTGACGCGCCAGACGTTCATCGGTGAGAAGGGCATCGCCCTGATCGAGCGACGCTGCCTGGAGATGGGCCACCTCTTCCATCCCCGGCGCGTCGATCACGGCATC
The Streptomyces sp. NBC_01723 genome window above contains:
- a CDS encoding DUF6243 family protein, whose translation is MSKNINNPVGMGGGQRKKLSRAERQNNGPHRNLDRQGAADQKAELVRKMCEMAGTAEGAGQTGDNTAQS